A region from the Hippoglossus hippoglossus isolate fHipHip1 chromosome 18, fHipHip1.pri, whole genome shotgun sequence genome encodes:
- the col4a5 gene encoding collagen alpha-5(IV) chain isoform X3 — MKTDARSPRQLAAPLLFFLALCVAVQRSDSAACHGCVGSKCDCSGVKGGKGERGFPGLTGQPGVPGFPGPEGPIGGRGETGNNGPQGPGGPKGIRGPPGLPGFPGTPGLPGLPGQDGPPGPRGIAGCNGTKGDRGFPGNSGIPGQQGLSGPPGLPGSKGDPGDVISTNRFGDTGGSGLPGLPGVPGSPGSSGSPGPLGPPGPRGYEGRSGPPGPPGPKGNMGLNFQGPKGEKGELGLPGPAGPPGQVGEQQRPPETEIQRGDKGDPGVPGFQGDRGYPGPPGPSGGQKGGKGEPGELGKRGKPGKDGDPGPNGYPGGKGDSGLPGPPGRDGERGLKGDRGFAGPPGQVLGGQTGGGVGPKGESGYPGSPGLKGDRGPAGLTGPPGAPGRSAIGGSGQPGPPGFPGERGQKGEGGAPGVSIPGSPGRSGSPGLQGPEGPAGPPGFSSGGTNCITGEPGRPGVTGERGYPGESGQKGDKGETCVNCFGGTNPIPGATGPPGPPGFPGPKGDMGSMGTPGPSGGPGGPGGPGASGLKGEPGFSGRDGGPGGSGTKGDRGDPGLPGPPGPSHPGEAHKGTKGEPGPSGGSGYPGQKGISGLPGDPGLSGSDGRPGLSGPPGPKGDPGLSGGPGGPGASGLKGGMGEMGFPGPGGQKGLPGQPGRSGTPGQPGGPGFPGGKGDPGSAGVGPPGPSGFKGEPGQPGFPGSPGLKGTPGTSGLPGLPGGPGSKGDPGLPGFQGSPGIQGPKGLDGGPGSPGLNGAPGRPGESGRSGGPGFPGDKGQAGRDGIPGPAGVKGEPGLPGFGGPGPSGLPGFPGSKGDPGLPGASGSSGFPGSKGDAGFPGSPGPSGNSGPPGPPGLAVPGPKGLHGPPGPPGRAGPSGPPGPGGPQGPRGPAGSGGVKGETGISGAPGQNGFPGQKGDSGVPGFPGTSGLPGGSGIKGDVGLPGVPGFPGSKGDPGIPGGNGLTGDPGDLGPTGPPGDPGTSQPTEYVKGERGPPGSQGRPGGSGQPGLPGSNGLPGRPGNPGDPGTEGPPGFSGPSGRKGDTGPAGLPGTRGYPGPPGSDGPQGQPGLPGTASAAHGFLITRHSQGQEVPICPDGTSSIYDGYSLLYVQGNERAHGQDLGTAGSCLRRFSTMPFMFCNINNVCNFASRNDYSYWLSTPEPMPMSMDPLRGESIKPYISRCSVCEAPAMVIAVHSQTIQIPSCPRNWEALWIGYSFMMHTSAGAEGSGQALASPGSCLEEFRSAPFIECHGSGTCNYYGNSYSFWLATVEPSEMFRKPQSETLKAGNLRTRVSRCVVCMKRT, encoded by the exons ggCAACAACGGGCCTCAAGGACCAGGCGGTCCAAAAGGAATCAGA GGGCCTCCAGGATTACCAGGATTTCCAGGAACACCAGGTCTTCCA GGTCTGCCGGGTCAGGACGGACCTCCGGGCCCGAGAGGCATCGCAGGATGCAACGGAACAAAG GGTGACCGAGGTTTCCCAGGAAATTCAGGGATCCCAGGACAGCAGGGTCTGTCG GGACCACCAGGTCTgccggggtcaaag GGAGATCCAGGAGACGTGATCTCCACCAATCGGTTTGGAGATACAGGAGGATCGGGTTTACCGGGTTTACCAGGAGTTCCT gGCTCGCCGGGGTCCTCTGGTTCTCCAGGTCCACTCGGGCCCCCAGGACCCAGAGGTTATGAG GGTCGTTCAGGTCCTCCCGGTCCTCCAGGACCCAAG GGAAACATGGGTTTGAACTTCCAAGGCCCCAAAGGAGAGAAG GGAGAACTAGGTTTGCCAGGACCCGCTGGTCCTCCAGGACAGGTGGGAGAACAGCAGAGGCCCCCGGAGACGGAGATCCAGAGAGGAGACAAG GGCGACCCGGGAGTCCCGGGCTTTCAAGGTGATCGAGGTTATCCAGGTCCGCCC GGCCCCTCCGGTGGACAGAAGGGAGGAAAGGGCGAACCGGGAGAGCTAGGAAAACGA GGTAAACCAGGCAAAGATGGCGACCCCGGTCCTAATGGATATCCG GGAGGCAAAGGAGACTCAGGCCTGCCAGGTCCTCCAGgcagggacggagagaga GGTCTGAAAGGAGATCGTGGATTCGCAGGCCCACCTGGACAg GTGCTTGGCGGGCAGACCGGAGGTGGGGTGGGTCCGAAAGGTGAGTCCGGTTACCCCGGATCCCCCGGACTCAAAGGAGATCGAGGACCAGCag GTTTAACAGGACCGCCTGGAGCACCAGGACGTTCAGCCATCGGCGGCAGCGGTCAACCTGGACCTCCAGGTTTCCCCGGAGAGAGAGGTCAGAAGGGAGAGGGCGGCGCTCCAGGGGTCTCTATACCAGGATCCCCAGGACGCTCGGGATCTCCTGGTCTCCAGGGACCAGAGGGGCCTGCTGGACCTCCAGGCTTTTCCAGCGGCGGAACAAACTGCATCACCGGAGAACCGGGGCGTCCCGGTGTGACGGGAGAGCGAGGTTACCCCGGAGAATCGGGTCAGAAAG GTGATAAGGGCGAAACCTGCGTGAACTGCTTCGGTGGCACCAACCCGATCCCAGGAGCCACAGGACCTCCTGGACCACCTGGATTCCCAG gtCCGAAAGGTGACATGGGTTCCATGGGAACCCCAGGACCCTCCGGAGGACCAGGAGGCCCAGGAGGACCTGGTGCTAGTGGACTTAAAG GTGAACCTGGGTTCTCAGGTAGAGACGGTGGTCCTGGTGGTTCTGGCACTAAAGGAGATAGGGGTGACCCCGGTCTCCCAGGACCCCCGGGTCCCAGCCACCCAGGAGAAGCACATAAGGGAACCAAAGGAGAGCCAGGACCTTCAG GTGGATCAGGTTATCCAGGTCAGAAAGGTATCAGTGGTCTCCCGGGAGACCCAGGACTTTCAGGATCAGATGGTCGCCCTGGACTCTCCGGACCACCAG GTCCCAAGGGAGATCCTGGACTCTCAGGAGGCCCGGGAGGACCTGGAGCTTCAGGGCTGAAGGGCGGCATGGGAGAAATGGGATTTCCTG GACCAGGAGGACAGAAGGGTCTACCTGGTCAGCCAGGTCGGTCAGGAACCCCGGGACAGCCCGGAGGACCTGGTTTCCCCGGAGGCAAAGGTGACCCAGGTTCTGCCGGAGTTGGACCACCTGGACCAAGTGGATTCAAG GGTGAGCCAGGTCAGCCCGGGTTCCCAGGAAGTCCAGGACTCAAAGGAACTCCAGGAACATCCGGTCTCCCAGGTTTACCTGGAGGTCCAGGTTCCAAAGGTGATCCCGGCCTCCCAGGATTCCAAG GTTCTCCTGGTATCCAAGGTCCTAAGGGTCTTGACGGTGGTCCTGGCTCCCCAGGTCTCAACGGAGCACCCGGTAGACCAGGAGAGTCTGGCCGATCTGGAGGGCCAGGTTTCCCAGGAGATAAGGGTCAGGCAGGTCGTGATGGAATCCCAGGACCGGCTGGAGTCAAAGGAGAGCCCG GACTTCCTGGTTTCGGTGGCCCCGGTCCCTCTGGGCTTCCAGGGTTTCCAG GGTCAAAGGGAGACCCAGGTCTTCCCGGCGCCTCTGGCAGCTCCGGTTTCCCCGGCTCTAAAGGAGATGCTGGCTTCCCTGGTTCCCCTGGTCCTTCAGGAAACAGCGGCCCTCCTGGCCCTCCTGGACTGGCTGTCCCGGGCCCCAAAGGACTCCATGGTCCCCCTGGACCACCAGGACGAGCAG GTCCCTCAG GTCCTCCAG GTCCAGGCGGCCCGCAGGGTCCCCGCGGACCTGCAGGAAGTGGCGGCGTCAAGGGGGAGACGGGTATTTCCGGCGCTCCTGGCCAGAACGGCTTCCCTGGACAGAAGGGAGACTCTGGTGTTCCAGGATTCCCG GGTACCTCTGGTCTTCCTGGCGGCAGCGGTATAAAGGGAGACGTCGGTCTGCCTGGCGTTCCTGGATTCCCTG GATCCAAGGGAGACCCAGGAATCCCCGGTGGTAACGGTCTTACTGGCGATCCTGGAGATCTTGGGCCTACCG GCCCCCCCGGTGACCCTGGTACATCTCAGCCTACCGAATATGTGAAGGGAGAGCGAGGACCCCCTGGATCTCAGGGCCGGCCTGGAGGCTCAGGACAGCCTGGTCTTCCTGGAAGTAACGGGCTCCCAG GTCGACCTGGTAACCCTGGAGATCCTGGTACCGAGGGTCCTCCCGGCTTCAGCGGCCCGTCCGGCAGGAAAGGAGACACAGGACCCGCCGGTCTGCCTG GTACGCGTGGTTATCCTGGTCCCCCTGGTTCAGACGGTCCACAGGGTCAGCCTGGTCTCCCAGGAACAGCCTCTGCAGCCCACGGCTTCCTGATCACCCGGCACAGCCAAGGTCAGGAGGTGCCCATCTGCCCCGACGGAACAAGCAGCATCTACGACGGTTACTCGCTGCTGTACGTGCAGGGCAACGAGAGGGCACACGGGCAGGACCTGG GCACCGCGGGCAGCTGTCTCCGCAGGTTCAGCACCATGCCCTTCATGTTCTGCAACATCAACAACGTCTGCAACTTCGCCTCCCGAAACGACTACTCCTACTGGCTGTCCACGCCCGAGCCCATGCCCATGTCCATGGACCCGCTCCGGGGGGAGAGCATCAAGCCTTACATCAGCAG gtgctcAGTGTGTGAAGCTCCAGCCATGGTGATCGCGGTGCACAGTCAGACCATCCAGATCCCATCGTGCCCGAGGAACTGGGAAGCTCTGTGGATCGGATATTCCTTCATGATG cacacCAGTGCGGGTGCAGAGGGCTCCGGTCAGGCCCTGGCCTCCCCCGGCTCCTGCTTGGAGGAGTTCCGCAGCGCTCCCTTCATTGAGTGCCACGGCAGCGGCACCTGCAACTACTACGGCAACTCCTACTCCTTCTGGCTGGCCACTGTCGAACCCTCTGAGATGTTCAG GAAGCCACAGTCGGAGACTCTGAAGGCCGGGAACCTACGGACGCGCGTCAGCCGTTGCGTGGTCTGCATGAAGAGGACGTAA
- the col4a5 gene encoding collagen alpha-5(IV) chain isoform X1, with the protein MKTDARSPRQLAAPLLFFLALCVAVQRSDSAACHGCVGSKCDCSGVKGGKGERGFPGLTGQPGVPGFPGPEGPIGGRGETGNNGPQGPGGPKGIRGPPGLPGFPGTPGLPGLPGQDGPPGPRGIAGCNGTKGDRGFPGNSGIPGQQGLSGPPGLPGSKGDPGDVISTNRFGDTGGSGLPGLPGVPGSPGSSGSPGPLGPPGPRGYEGRSGPPGPPGPKGNMGLNFQGPKGEKGELGLPGPAGPPGQVGEQQRPPETEIQRGDKGDPGVPGFQGDRGYPGPPGPSGGQKGGKGEPGELGKRGKPGKDGDPGPNGYPGGKGDSGLPGPPGRDGERGLKGDRGFAGPPGQVLGGQTGGGVGPKGESGYPGSPGLKGDRGPAGLTGPPGAPGRSAIGGSGQPGPPGFPGERGQKGEGGAPGVSIPGSPGRSGSPGLQGPEGPAGPPGFSSGGTNCITGEPGRPGVTGERGYPGESGQKGDKGETCVNCFGGTNPIPGATGPPGPPGFPGTPGSLGLKGDRGYPGGPGNVGTPGGPGPQGSPGFPGEKGDPGDAVAVTGVRGDKGDSGFPGSPGLPGLDGRPGRDGQPGSPGPKGSSGSLQVKGERGLPGESGSPGNPGDRGSPGPSGYGPQGPSGEKGNQGVSGRPGGPGFPGPKGEPSQTVGEKGSPGPSGRDGQPGGAGFSGEPGAAGQPGFPGLQGGKGEPGFPGIGLPGSPGSKGFPGIPGQPGSPGGPGRPGVDGFPGQPGIPGSKGDPGFGLPGPPGLPGVPGSKGFFGPKGDPGFPGGPGSPGRSGFDGGPGSKGEPGSSGIPGARGPPGLPSSGSFGLPGAPGPQGPMGPPGFPGSNGGKGDPGPPGLDIPGLPGDRGSSGFPGSSGPAGTPGPPGGPGRDGVPGSPGPKGDMGSMGTPGPSGGPGGPGGPGASGLKGEPGFSGRDGGPGGSGTKGDRGDPGLPGPPGPSHPGEAHKGTKGEPGPSGGSGYPGQKGISGLPGDPGLSGSDGRPGLSGPPGPKGDPGLSGGPGGPGASGLKGGMGEMGFPGPGGQKGLPGQPGRSGTPGQPGGPGFPGGKGDPGSAGVGPPGPSGFKGEPGQPGFPGSPGLKGTPGTSGLPGLPGGPGSKGDPGLPGFQGSPGIQGPKGLDGGPGSPGLNGAPGRPGESGRSGGPGFPGDKGQAGRDGIPGPAGVKGEPGLPGFGGPGPSGLPGFPGSKGDPGLPGASGSSGFPGSKGDAGFPGSPGPSGNSGPPGPPGLAVPGPKGLHGPPGPPGRAGPSGPPGPGGPQGPRGPAGSGGVKGETGISGAPGQNGFPGQKGDSGVPGFPGTSGLPGGSGIKGDVGLPGVPGFPGSKGDPGIPGGNGLTGDPGDLGPTGPPGDPGTSQPTEYVKGERGPPGSQGRPGGSGQPGLPGSNGLPGRPGNPGDPGTEGPPGFSGPSGRKGDTGPAGLPGTRGYPGPPGSDGPQGQPGLPGTASAAHGFLITRHSQGQEVPICPDGTSSIYDGYSLLYVQGNERAHGQDLGTAGSCLRRFSTMPFMFCNINNVCNFASRNDYSYWLSTPEPMPMSMDPLRGESIKPYISRCSVCEAPAMVIAVHSQTIQIPSCPRNWEALWIGYSFMMHTSAGAEGSGQALASPGSCLEEFRSAPFIECHGSGTCNYYGNSYSFWLATVEPSEMFRKPQSETLKAGNLRTRVSRCVVCMKRT; encoded by the exons ggCAACAACGGGCCTCAAGGACCAGGCGGTCCAAAAGGAATCAGA GGGCCTCCAGGATTACCAGGATTTCCAGGAACACCAGGTCTTCCA GGTCTGCCGGGTCAGGACGGACCTCCGGGCCCGAGAGGCATCGCAGGATGCAACGGAACAAAG GGTGACCGAGGTTTCCCAGGAAATTCAGGGATCCCAGGACAGCAGGGTCTGTCG GGACCACCAGGTCTgccggggtcaaag GGAGATCCAGGAGACGTGATCTCCACCAATCGGTTTGGAGATACAGGAGGATCGGGTTTACCGGGTTTACCAGGAGTTCCT gGCTCGCCGGGGTCCTCTGGTTCTCCAGGTCCACTCGGGCCCCCAGGACCCAGAGGTTATGAG GGTCGTTCAGGTCCTCCCGGTCCTCCAGGACCCAAG GGAAACATGGGTTTGAACTTCCAAGGCCCCAAAGGAGAGAAG GGAGAACTAGGTTTGCCAGGACCCGCTGGTCCTCCAGGACAGGTGGGAGAACAGCAGAGGCCCCCGGAGACGGAGATCCAGAGAGGAGACAAG GGCGACCCGGGAGTCCCGGGCTTTCAAGGTGATCGAGGTTATCCAGGTCCGCCC GGCCCCTCCGGTGGACAGAAGGGAGGAAAGGGCGAACCGGGAGAGCTAGGAAAACGA GGTAAACCAGGCAAAGATGGCGACCCCGGTCCTAATGGATATCCG GGAGGCAAAGGAGACTCAGGCCTGCCAGGTCCTCCAGgcagggacggagagaga GGTCTGAAAGGAGATCGTGGATTCGCAGGCCCACCTGGACAg GTGCTTGGCGGGCAGACCGGAGGTGGGGTGGGTCCGAAAGGTGAGTCCGGTTACCCCGGATCCCCCGGACTCAAAGGAGATCGAGGACCAGCag GTTTAACAGGACCGCCTGGAGCACCAGGACGTTCAGCCATCGGCGGCAGCGGTCAACCTGGACCTCCAGGTTTCCCCGGAGAGAGAGGTCAGAAGGGAGAGGGCGGCGCTCCAGGGGTCTCTATACCAGGATCCCCAGGACGCTCGGGATCTCCTGGTCTCCAGGGACCAGAGGGGCCTGCTGGACCTCCAGGCTTTTCCAGCGGCGGAACAAACTGCATCACCGGAGAACCGGGGCGTCCCGGTGTGACGGGAGAGCGAGGTTACCCCGGAGAATCGGGTCAGAAAG GTGATAAGGGCGAAACCTGCGTGAACTGCTTCGGTGGCACCAACCCGATCCCAGGAGCCACAGGACCTCCTGGACCACCTGGATTCCCAG GAACTCCTGGCAGCCTGGGATTGAAAGGAGACAGAGGATATCCGGGGGGTCCTGGAAATGTCGGCACCCCC GGTGGCCCCGGCCCTCAAGGTTCCCCAGGGTTCCCCGGAGAGAAGGGTGACCCAGGTGATGCCGTCGCAGTCACTGGTGTGCGGGGAGATAAGGGGGACTCTGGCTTCCCCGGATCCCCCGGTCTGCCCGGCCTGGACGGTCGACCTGGTCGTGATGGACAACCTGGATCCCCGGGGCCCAAAGGATCTTCT GGCTCACTGCAGGTAAAAGGAGAACGAGGACTCCCTGGTGAGTCAGGTTCTCCTGGTAATCCAGGGGACAGGGGTTCGCCAGGTCCCTCCGGCTATGGACCTCAAGGGCCTTCCGGAGAAAAGGGTAACCAGGGCGTCTCGGGAAGACCTGGAGGTCCTGGTTTTCCTG GTCCTAAAGGTGAACCCAGCCAGACGGTGGGAGAGAAAGGTTCACCAGGACCCAGCGGACGGGATGGACAGCCTGGAGGCGCCGGT TTCTCAGGTGAACCAGGTGCGGCCGGACAGCCAGGTTTCCCTGGTTTACAGGGAGGGAAGGGTGAACCTGGCTTCCCTGGCATCGGACTCCCTGGATCCCCAGGATCTAAAG GATTCCCAGGTATCCCCGGGCAGCCAGGATCTCCTGGAGGACCAGGCAGACCCGGAGTAGACGGATTCCCCGGCCAGCCTGGAATTCCTGGATCCAAG GGCGACCCTGGCTTCGGACTTCCCGGCCCACCTGGTTTACCTGGAGTACCCGGATCTAAAGGTTTCTTTGGACCAAAGGGAGATCCTGGTTTCCCCGGTGGCCCTGGTTCACCAGGAAGATCTGGATTTGATGGCGGCCCAGGATCCAAAG GCGAGCCCGGTTCATCTGGTATCCCTGGAGCTCGTGGCCCCCCTGGACTCCCGTCCAGTGGCTCATTTGGGCTCCCAGGCGCCCCTGGACCTCAGGGCCCAATGGGACCACCAG GATTCCCTGGATCAAACGGAGGGAAAGGTGACCCCGGCCCTCCAGGTCTCGACATCCCAGGTTTGccaggagacagaggaagttCCGGTTTCCCAGGTTCTTCAGGACCAGCCGGAACCCCAGGACCTCCTGGAGGGCCTGGACGAGATGGCGTGCCTGGATCACCAG gtCCGAAAGGTGACATGGGTTCCATGGGAACCCCAGGACCCTCCGGAGGACCAGGAGGCCCAGGAGGACCTGGTGCTAGTGGACTTAAAG GTGAACCTGGGTTCTCAGGTAGAGACGGTGGTCCTGGTGGTTCTGGCACTAAAGGAGATAGGGGTGACCCCGGTCTCCCAGGACCCCCGGGTCCCAGCCACCCAGGAGAAGCACATAAGGGAACCAAAGGAGAGCCAGGACCTTCAG GTGGATCAGGTTATCCAGGTCAGAAAGGTATCAGTGGTCTCCCGGGAGACCCAGGACTTTCAGGATCAGATGGTCGCCCTGGACTCTCCGGACCACCAG GTCCCAAGGGAGATCCTGGACTCTCAGGAGGCCCGGGAGGACCTGGAGCTTCAGGGCTGAAGGGCGGCATGGGAGAAATGGGATTTCCTG GACCAGGAGGACAGAAGGGTCTACCTGGTCAGCCAGGTCGGTCAGGAACCCCGGGACAGCCCGGAGGACCTGGTTTCCCCGGAGGCAAAGGTGACCCAGGTTCTGCCGGAGTTGGACCACCTGGACCAAGTGGATTCAAG GGTGAGCCAGGTCAGCCCGGGTTCCCAGGAAGTCCAGGACTCAAAGGAACTCCAGGAACATCCGGTCTCCCAGGTTTACCTGGAGGTCCAGGTTCCAAAGGTGATCCCGGCCTCCCAGGATTCCAAG GTTCTCCTGGTATCCAAGGTCCTAAGGGTCTTGACGGTGGTCCTGGCTCCCCAGGTCTCAACGGAGCACCCGGTAGACCAGGAGAGTCTGGCCGATCTGGAGGGCCAGGTTTCCCAGGAGATAAGGGTCAGGCAGGTCGTGATGGAATCCCAGGACCGGCTGGAGTCAAAGGAGAGCCCG GACTTCCTGGTTTCGGTGGCCCCGGTCCCTCTGGGCTTCCAGGGTTTCCAG GGTCAAAGGGAGACCCAGGTCTTCCCGGCGCCTCTGGCAGCTCCGGTTTCCCCGGCTCTAAAGGAGATGCTGGCTTCCCTGGTTCCCCTGGTCCTTCAGGAAACAGCGGCCCTCCTGGCCCTCCTGGACTGGCTGTCCCGGGCCCCAAAGGACTCCATGGTCCCCCTGGACCACCAGGACGAGCAG GTCCCTCAG GTCCTCCAG GTCCAGGCGGCCCGCAGGGTCCCCGCGGACCTGCAGGAAGTGGCGGCGTCAAGGGGGAGACGGGTATTTCCGGCGCTCCTGGCCAGAACGGCTTCCCTGGACAGAAGGGAGACTCTGGTGTTCCAGGATTCCCG GGTACCTCTGGTCTTCCTGGCGGCAGCGGTATAAAGGGAGACGTCGGTCTGCCTGGCGTTCCTGGATTCCCTG GATCCAAGGGAGACCCAGGAATCCCCGGTGGTAACGGTCTTACTGGCGATCCTGGAGATCTTGGGCCTACCG GCCCCCCCGGTGACCCTGGTACATCTCAGCCTACCGAATATGTGAAGGGAGAGCGAGGACCCCCTGGATCTCAGGGCCGGCCTGGAGGCTCAGGACAGCCTGGTCTTCCTGGAAGTAACGGGCTCCCAG GTCGACCTGGTAACCCTGGAGATCCTGGTACCGAGGGTCCTCCCGGCTTCAGCGGCCCGTCCGGCAGGAAAGGAGACACAGGACCCGCCGGTCTGCCTG GTACGCGTGGTTATCCTGGTCCCCCTGGTTCAGACGGTCCACAGGGTCAGCCTGGTCTCCCAGGAACAGCCTCTGCAGCCCACGGCTTCCTGATCACCCGGCACAGCCAAGGTCAGGAGGTGCCCATCTGCCCCGACGGAACAAGCAGCATCTACGACGGTTACTCGCTGCTGTACGTGCAGGGCAACGAGAGGGCACACGGGCAGGACCTGG GCACCGCGGGCAGCTGTCTCCGCAGGTTCAGCACCATGCCCTTCATGTTCTGCAACATCAACAACGTCTGCAACTTCGCCTCCCGAAACGACTACTCCTACTGGCTGTCCACGCCCGAGCCCATGCCCATGTCCATGGACCCGCTCCGGGGGGAGAGCATCAAGCCTTACATCAGCAG gtgctcAGTGTGTGAAGCTCCAGCCATGGTGATCGCGGTGCACAGTCAGACCATCCAGATCCCATCGTGCCCGAGGAACTGGGAAGCTCTGTGGATCGGATATTCCTTCATGATG cacacCAGTGCGGGTGCAGAGGGCTCCGGTCAGGCCCTGGCCTCCCCCGGCTCCTGCTTGGAGGAGTTCCGCAGCGCTCCCTTCATTGAGTGCCACGGCAGCGGCACCTGCAACTACTACGGCAACTCCTACTCCTTCTGGCTGGCCACTGTCGAACCCTCTGAGATGTTCAG GAAGCCACAGTCGGAGACTCTGAAGGCCGGGAACCTACGGACGCGCGTCAGCCGTTGCGTGGTCTGCATGAAGAGGACGTAA